The following proteins are encoded in a genomic region of Rhizobium sp. CCGE531:
- a CDS encoding alpha-E domain-containing protein gives MLGRTANGLYWMFRYIERAENIARLVDAGQRMSLTRSDAVDDDWDGVLQSAGVREAYDEVHGKLTGADAIDYLMRDRSNPSSVMSCIEYGRNNARMVRTALTRDTWEATNECWIELKTLLGKRLKTAELPETIDVIKRRAGLIRGAFHGSMLRNELYNFARIGTFIERADNTARILDVKYYVLLPSVSHVGSSLDNAQWESILRSVSAHRAYKWAYDPEYKPANIADFLILNGQMPRSLAYCYDKIVSNIGYLGAEHEKRLQAHETAEAIRQSLQRLSVKNIMDQGLHEFLEDFVASNNKLGAEISDGYRFYE, from the coding sequence ATGCTGGGAAGAACCGCGAATGGCCTCTACTGGATGTTCCGTTACATCGAGCGCGCCGAAAACATAGCCCGCCTGGTCGACGCCGGCCAGCGCATGTCGCTAACCCGCAGCGACGCCGTCGATGACGACTGGGACGGCGTCCTGCAAAGCGCCGGTGTGCGCGAAGCCTACGACGAAGTGCATGGCAAGCTGACCGGCGCCGACGCGATCGACTACCTGATGCGCGATCGCTCCAATCCGTCGAGCGTCATGTCCTGCATCGAATACGGCCGCAACAATGCCCGCATGGTACGCACCGCGCTGACCCGCGACACCTGGGAAGCGACCAACGAATGCTGGATCGAACTGAAGACCCTGCTCGGCAAGCGGCTGAAAACGGCCGAATTGCCCGAGACGATCGACGTGATCAAACGGCGGGCCGGATTGATCCGCGGTGCCTTCCACGGCTCGATGCTGCGCAACGAGCTCTATAATTTCGCCCGCATCGGCACCTTCATCGAGCGCGCCGACAATACGGCCCGCATCCTCGACGTGAAATATTACGTCTTGCTGCCGTCCGTCTCGCATGTCGGCTCTTCGCTCGACAATGCGCAATGGGAATCGATCCTGCGGTCCGTCTCGGCGCACCGCGCCTATAAATGGGCCTACGACCCCGAATACAAGCCGGCCAATATTGCCGACTTCCTGATCCTGAACGGGCAGATGCCGCGTTCGCTTGCCTATTGCTACGACAAGATCGTCAGCAACATCGGCTATCTCGGCGCCGAACACGAGAAGCGGCTGCAGGCGCACGAAACAGCCGAAGCCATTCGCCAGTCGCTGCAACGGCTTTCGGTCAAGAACATCATGGATCAGGGTCTGCATGAATTCCTGGAGGATTTCGTTGCAAGCAACAACAAGCTGGGTGCCGAGATCTCTGA
- a CDS encoding circularly permuted type 2 ATP-grasp protein, with protein MAFDEMITADESPRAPYGKYFEWYSGQDRGHLIAKSRDAETIFRKTGITFAVYGHADSSEKLIPFDIIPRIISGREWRKLAQGIEQRVIALNAFLDDIYHKQEIIRAGRIPRELIEKNDAFLPEMIGFRPPGGVYTHIVGTDIVRTGEDQFYVLEDNARTPSGVSYMLENRETMMQMFPELFHQNKVQRVEDYPLLLRQSLASLAPPGCKGKPRVAVLTPGIYNSAYYEHSFLADMMGVELVEGSDLRVIDGKVKMRTTRGYEAIDVLYRRVDDDFLDPLTFRPDSALGIPGIMDVYRAGNITIANAPGTGISDDKAIYSYMPEIVEFYTGRKPILENVPTWRCSEPDSLKYVLDNLADLVVKEVHGSGGYGMLVGPTATKKERTAFAEKLKSKPNNYIAQPTLSLSTVPILVNKGIAPRHVDLRPYVLVSDKVRIIPGGLTRVALKEGSLVVNSSQGGGTKDTWVLED; from the coding sequence TTGGCATTTGATGAAATGATTACTGCGGATGAAAGTCCGCGCGCGCCTTACGGGAAATACTTCGAATGGTACTCAGGCCAGGACAGGGGCCACCTCATTGCCAAATCCCGCGATGCGGAAACCATCTTCCGAAAGACGGGCATTACCTTCGCGGTCTACGGACACGCGGACTCCTCCGAAAAGCTCATCCCCTTCGACATCATCCCCCGCATCATTTCCGGCCGTGAATGGCGCAAGCTCGCCCAGGGCATCGAACAGCGGGTCATCGCCCTCAACGCTTTCCTCGACGACATCTACCACAAGCAGGAAATCATCCGCGCCGGCCGCATCCCGCGCGAACTGATCGAGAAGAACGACGCCTTCCTGCCGGAGATGATCGGCTTCCGTCCGCCGGGCGGCGTCTACACCCACATCGTCGGCACCGACATCGTCCGCACGGGCGAAGACCAGTTCTATGTGCTCGAAGACAATGCCCGCACGCCGTCCGGTGTTAGCTACATGCTGGAAAACCGTGAAACGATGATGCAGATGTTCCCCGAGCTGTTCCATCAGAACAAGGTGCAGCGAGTCGAGGACTATCCACTGCTACTGCGCCAGAGCCTTGCGTCGCTCGCCCCTCCCGGCTGCAAGGGCAAGCCGCGTGTCGCCGTGCTGACACCCGGCATCTACAACTCCGCCTATTACGAACATTCCTTCCTGGCCGACATGATGGGCGTGGAACTGGTTGAAGGCTCGGACCTGCGCGTCATCGACGGCAAGGTGAAGATGCGCACGACGCGGGGCTACGAGGCCATCGACGTGCTCTATCGCCGCGTCGACGACGATTTCCTCGATCCCCTCACCTTCCGCCCGGATTCGGCGCTCGGCATCCCCGGCATCATGGATGTCTATCGCGCCGGCAATATCACCATCGCCAATGCGCCCGGCACCGGTATTTCCGACGACAAGGCGATCTACTCCTACATGCCCGAGATCGTCGAATTCTACACCGGCCGCAAGCCGATCCTCGAAAATGTGCCGACCTGGCGCTGTTCGGAGCCAGACAGCCTGAAATATGTGCTCGATAACCTTGCCGATCTCGTCGTCAAGGAAGTCCATGGCTCCGGCGGCTACGGCATGCTTGTCGGACCGACGGCCACGAAGAAGGAGCGGACGGCCTTTGCCGAAAAGCTCAAGAGCAAACCGAACAACTACATCGCGCAGCCAACCCTTTCGCTGTCGACCGTGCCGATCCTGGTCAACAAGGGCATTGCGCCGCGGCATGTCGACTTGCGGCCCTACGTTCTCGTCTCCGACAAGGTGCGGATCATCCCCGGCGGGCTGACCCGCGTGGCGCTGAAGGAAGGCTCGCTGGTGGTCAACTCCAGCCAGGGCGGCGGCACCAAAGACACCTGGGTTCTGGAGGACTGA
- a CDS encoding DMT family transporter, translated as MSLDKLAPAIFVLLWSTGWIVAKYASQHAGPFTFLMIRYSLSALAFVLLCSIVGARWPRDWSSVFRAIYSGIFLHGIYLAGLWWAIAVGVPAGISGIVAALQPLMTAMAAPFLVGERLQPIQRIGLLLGFLGIAIAISPKLLTTDTANLWQSAVPLIVNLLAMVSVTYGTLYQKRHLQTGDLRTIATLQYVGALIVTVPLAFIFEGVRFDGTHEAILAMLWSVFGLSMGAVGLLLYLIRRGQVSRAASLIYLMPPAVAIEAAIAFGEPLTLPIIIGTAVVVIGVYLTNRRTADIVPE; from the coding sequence ATGTCCCTCGATAAACTCGCGCCGGCGATCTTCGTCCTACTCTGGTCCACCGGCTGGATCGTCGCCAAATATGCCTCGCAGCATGCGGGTCCTTTCACCTTTCTGATGATCCGTTACAGCCTGTCGGCACTCGCCTTCGTGCTGCTGTGTTCGATCGTCGGCGCCCGGTGGCCGCGTGACTGGTCGAGCGTGTTCCGGGCCATCTATTCCGGCATTTTCCTGCACGGCATCTATCTGGCCGGTCTCTGGTGGGCGATCGCAGTAGGCGTACCGGCCGGGATCTCCGGCATCGTCGCGGCGCTACAGCCGCTGATGACGGCCATGGCGGCGCCATTCCTCGTCGGTGAGCGCCTGCAGCCGATCCAGCGCATCGGCTTGCTACTCGGCTTCCTCGGCATCGCCATCGCGATCTCGCCGAAGCTCCTGACGACGGATACGGCCAATCTCTGGCAGTCTGCCGTTCCTCTGATCGTCAATCTGCTGGCGATGGTCTCCGTGACCTACGGCACGCTCTACCAGAAGCGCCACCTGCAGACCGGCGACCTCAGAACCATCGCGACATTGCAATATGTCGGCGCACTGATCGTCACCGTGCCGCTCGCCTTCATATTCGAAGGTGTCCGCTTCGACGGCACGCATGAGGCCATTCTCGCAATGCTCTGGTCCGTCTTCGGCCTGTCCATGGGCGCCGTCGGGCTGCTGCTCTACCTGATCCGCAGGGGGCAGGTGTCGCGCGCCGCATCGCTGATCTACCTGATGCCGCCCGCCGTCGCCATCGAAGCTGCGATTGCTTTTGGCGAACCACTGACGCTGCCGATCATCATCGGCACTGCGGTCGTGGTGATCGGTGTCTATCTCACCAACCGGCGCACGGCGGATATCGTGCCGGAA